In Pseudomonadota bacterium, the following are encoded in one genomic region:
- a CDS encoding crotonase/enoyl-CoA hydratase family protein: protein MSEVLVEVADGLVVITINRPEARNAINRAVSVGVCEAVDMLDARDDLRVGILTGAGGNFCAGMDLKAFLRGEQIRIEGRGLMGIAFTPPNKPLIAAVEGYALAGGCEAMLACDLAVAARNAQFGIPEVKRGLAAGAGGLLRLPRLIPPRIAMELALTGDMMDAERAAALGLVNTLTEPGEALAEARRLAARIIANAPLSVAASKRVIVEQRDWPLHEMFARQQVITGPVIASEDAREGAAAFAEKRKPNWQGR, encoded by the coding sequence ATGTCGGAAGTACTGGTCGAGGTGGCGGACGGCCTGGTGGTGATCACCATCAACCGTCCCGAGGCGCGCAATGCCATCAATCGTGCGGTGTCGGTCGGCGTGTGCGAAGCGGTCGACATGCTCGATGCGCGTGACGATCTCCGGGTCGGCATCCTGACCGGCGCCGGCGGCAATTTTTGCGCGGGCATGGATCTCAAGGCCTTCCTGCGCGGTGAGCAGATCCGCATCGAGGGACGCGGCCTCATGGGCATCGCCTTCACGCCGCCCAACAAGCCGCTGATTGCCGCGGTGGAAGGCTATGCGCTGGCCGGTGGCTGCGAAGCGATGCTGGCCTGCGACCTGGCGGTCGCCGCACGCAACGCGCAATTCGGCATCCCGGAAGTGAAACGCGGCCTGGCGGCCGGCGCCGGCGGGCTGTTGCGTCTGCCGCGCTTGATCCCGCCGCGCATCGCCATGGAGCTGGCCTTGACCGGCGACATGATGGACGCCGAGCGCGCCGCCGCGCTGGGGCTCGTCAACACGCTCACCGAACCGGGCGAAGCGCTGGCCGAGGCGCGACGCCTGGCGGCGCGCATCATCGCCAACGCACCGCTGTCGGTGGCGGCCAGCAAGCGCGTCATCGTCGAGCAGCGCGACTGGCCCTTGCACGAGATGTTCGCGCGGCAGCAGGTCATCACCGGCCCGGTGATCGCGTCCGAGGACGCGCGCGAAGGCGCGGCGGCCTTTGCTGAAAAGCGCAAGCCGAACTGGCAGGGCCGATGA
- a CDS encoding acyl-CoA dehydrogenase family protein: MIPRTLFSAEHELFRATVQRFIAEHVTPHHAEWEHAGQVPRELWTRAGELGLLCCNVPEAYGGMGGDFLHSTILVEEFAAAGATGPTFYLQSDIIAPYLVDFGSEEQKQHWLPRMARGEVVAALGMSEPSGGSDVQAMRTQAIRDGDDYVINGQKVFITNGHSADLLLLACKTDPRARAKGVSLVLVETDRPGFTRGRRLEKIGCKAQDTAELFFSDLRVPVSNVLGSEGNGFAMLMTQLAQERLIQAIRAIASAEAALRWTLDYVAQREMFGQTLADFQNTRFELAAMHAEIMMQRVFVDRCVELHLRAALDATDAAAAKLVSTELQGRVMDRCLQLFGGWGYMCEYPIARAFVDARMCRIGGGSVETMKQIIGNALLPRAPKRDGKAAP, encoded by the coding sequence ATGATCCCGCGCACGCTGTTCAGCGCCGAGCACGAACTGTTTCGCGCCACGGTGCAACGCTTCATTGCCGAGCATGTGACGCCGCACCACGCCGAATGGGAACACGCCGGCCAGGTGCCGCGCGAGTTGTGGACCCGCGCCGGCGAACTCGGCCTTTTGTGTTGCAACGTGCCTGAAGCCTACGGCGGCATGGGCGGTGACTTCCTGCACTCGACCATCCTGGTCGAGGAATTCGCCGCTGCCGGCGCCACCGGCCCGACCTTCTACCTGCAGTCGGACATCATCGCGCCTTACCTGGTCGACTTCGGCAGCGAAGAGCAGAAGCAGCACTGGCTGCCGCGCATGGCGCGCGGCGAAGTGGTGGCCGCGCTCGGCATGAGCGAACCGTCCGGCGGCAGCGACGTGCAGGCCATGCGCACCCAGGCCATCCGTGATGGTGACGACTACGTCATCAACGGCCAGAAGGTCTTCATCACCAATGGCCACAGCGCCGACCTGCTGTTGCTCGCATGCAAGACCGATCCCAGGGCGCGCGCCAAGGGCGTGAGCCTGGTGCTGGTCGAAACCGACAGGCCGGGTTTCACGCGTGGCCGCAGGCTCGAGAAGATCGGCTGCAAGGCCCAGGACACCGCCGAGCTCTTCTTCAGCGACCTGCGCGTGCCGGTCAGCAACGTGCTCGGCAGCGAGGGCAATGGCTTTGCCATGCTCATGACCCAGCTCGCGCAGGAACGCTTGATCCAGGCCATCCGCGCCATCGCCAGCGCCGAGGCGGCGCTGCGTTGGACGCTGGACTATGTCGCGCAGCGCGAGATGTTCGGCCAGACCCTGGCGGATTTTCAGAACACCCGCTTCGAGCTCGCCGCCATGCACGCGGAAATCATGATGCAGCGCGTATTCGTGGACCGCTGCGTGGAACTGCATCTGCGCGCGGCGCTGGATGCGACCGACGCGGCCGCCGCCAAGCTGGTCAGCACCGAGCTGCAGGGGCGGGTGATGGATCGCTGCCTGCAGTTGTTCGGCGGCTGGGGCTACATGTGCGAATACCCCATCGCGCGCGCCTTCGTCGATGCGCGCATGTGCCGCATCGGCGGTGGTTCGGTGGAAACCATGAAGCAGATCATCGGCAACGCACTGTTGCCGCGCGCGCCCAAGCGCGACGGCAAGGCAGCGCCCTGA
- a CDS encoding thiolase family protein has product MALRDQACVSGIGETAYMRGSSKTAFELQIEASLAAINDAGIHPSDIDGVIPIGIVSGIAEDFVDNFGIRDLRYSALIPHGGASPVMALQAAATVLATGVCRHVLITFGRNVSAGSNKAGARIHNMPQFHYVTEFEHPLGNSAPAQIYAPMARRHMELYGTTVEHFGAVAVACREHALLNGNAIMSKPITLEDHRNSRMIADPFRLLDCSLESDGGAAVVVSAADVAADCRHRRVFISGVAVGHPDSPASITQRPDMTSLGIGKAAPRAFTMAGVTPADIQVAEIYDCFTYAVIRQIEDMGFCEKGEGGPFVADGRLRLGGALPTNTHGGLLSQAHVWGLNHIVELVRQLRGDGGRAQVAGAELGLVTGYGDLGDGALAIMRRG; this is encoded by the coding sequence ATCGCGCTGCGCGACCAGGCCTGCGTGTCCGGCATCGGCGAGACCGCCTATATGCGCGGCTCGAGCAAGACCGCCTTCGAGCTGCAGATAGAAGCGTCGCTGGCGGCCATCAACGATGCCGGCATCCATCCCTCGGATATCGATGGCGTGATCCCCATCGGCATCGTGAGCGGCATCGCCGAGGACTTCGTCGACAACTTCGGCATCCGCGACCTGCGCTACTCGGCGCTGATTCCGCACGGCGGCGCGAGCCCGGTGATGGCGCTGCAGGCGGCGGCCACGGTGCTTGCTACCGGCGTGTGTCGTCACGTCCTGATCACTTTCGGCCGTAATGTCAGCGCCGGCAGCAACAAGGCCGGCGCGCGCATCCACAACATGCCGCAGTTCCATTACGTGACGGAGTTCGAGCATCCGCTCGGCAACAGCGCGCCGGCGCAGATCTACGCGCCCATGGCGCGGCGCCACATGGAGCTCTACGGCACCACGGTCGAACATTTCGGCGCGGTGGCAGTGGCCTGTCGCGAGCATGCGCTGTTGAACGGCAACGCCATCATGAGCAAGCCCATCACGCTCGAGGACCATCGCAACTCGCGCATGATTGCCGATCCTTTCCGCCTCTTGGATTGCAGTCTGGAAAGCGACGGCGGCGCGGCGGTGGTGGTGAGCGCGGCCGACGTGGCGGCCGATTGCAGGCATCGCCGCGTGTTCATCTCGGGGGTGGCGGTCGGGCATCCGGATTCGCCGGCCTCCATCACCCAGCGGCCCGACATGACCAGCCTCGGCATCGGCAAGGCCGCGCCGCGCGCGTTCACGATGGCCGGCGTGACACCGGCTGACATCCAGGTCGCCGAGATCTACGACTGTTTCACCTACGCCGTGATCCGCCAGATCGAAGACATGGGCTTCTGCGAGAAAGGCGAGGGTGGCCCGTTCGTGGCCGACGGCCGCCTGCGCCTCGGCGGCGCGCTGCCGACCAATACCCACGGCGGGCTCTTGTCCCAGGCCCACGTGTGGGGACTCAATCACATCGTCGAACTGGTGCGGCAGCTACGCGGCGATGGCGGACGCGCGCAGGTGGCGGGCGCCGAACTCGGCCTGGTCACGGGCTATGGCGATCTTGGCGATGGCGCGCTCGCCATCATGCGACGGGGTTGA
- a CDS encoding Zn-ribbon domain-containing OB-fold protein translates to MTETVTKPEPPESALSAPYWQGLRDGRLLLQACGACGTLRHYPRLLCSACFSDAVSWRQASGHGHVHSWTVAHHAFHVGFRDELPYTLVTVDLAEGPRALGRWRGATPRIGLAVKAILRQADAAAVELWFEPDGEA, encoded by the coding sequence ATGACGGAGACAGTCACCAAGCCCGAGCCGCCGGAGAGCGCATTGTCGGCGCCCTACTGGCAGGGCCTCCGCGATGGCCGGCTGCTGCTGCAGGCCTGCGGCGCCTGCGGCACGCTGCGCCATTACCCGCGCCTCTTGTGCAGCGCCTGTTTCAGTGACGCCGTGAGCTGGCGACAGGCGAGCGGCCACGGCCATGTGCATAGCTGGACCGTCGCCCACCATGCCTTTCACGTAGGCTTTCGCGATGAGCTGCCTTACACGCTGGTGACGGTCGACCTCGCCGAGGGGCCGCGCGCCCTCGGCCGCTGGCGCGGCGCCACGCCGCGCATCGGCCTCGCGGTCAAGGCCATACTGCGGCAGGCGGACGCTGCGGCCGTCGAGCTCTGGTTCGAACCCGACGGCGAGGCGTGA
- a CDS encoding LLM class F420-dependent oxidoreductase, producing MKLGMVLGYSGAQVKLPMDLVFEAERLGFDSVWSAEAWGADAVSPVAWVLAQTTRIKAGTAVMQMAARTPSMTAMTAMTLDQLSGGRFMLGIGPSGPQVIEGWYGQPYGKPLLRTREYIAIIRQIFERKAPLKHHGEHYQIPYTGPGAMGLGKPLKSILHGNPNIPIYMGVATEKGINTAAEIADGCFMIWANPDRANMFALPLDAGFAAAGGDKGRNNFDFAPFVRMAMGPDLKACRDKLKHHFALYIGGMGAREKNFYNDYTRRLGYVDAAVKIQDLYLAGRKEEAEAAVPDAYIDECCLVGPAEHIREQLTRWKAAGERGDIGTMVLSASSAEELRVVAEAVL from the coding sequence ATGAAACTGGGGATGGTATTGGGCTATTCCGGCGCGCAGGTGAAGCTGCCGATGGACCTGGTGTTCGAGGCCGAGCGCCTCGGTTTCGATTCGGTGTGGAGCGCCGAGGCCTGGGGCGCCGACGCGGTGTCGCCGGTGGCATGGGTACTGGCCCAGACCACGCGCATCAAGGCCGGCACGGCGGTGATGCAGATGGCGGCGCGCACACCGTCCATGACCGCCATGACGGCCATGACCCTGGACCAGCTCTCCGGCGGGCGCTTCATGCTCGGCATCGGGCCGTCGGGGCCGCAGGTCATCGAGGGCTGGTACGGCCAGCCCTATGGCAAGCCGCTGCTGCGCACGCGCGAATACATTGCCATCATCCGCCAGATCTTCGAGCGCAAGGCGCCGCTCAAGCACCACGGCGAGCATTACCAGATCCCCTACACCGGCCCCGGCGCGATGGGCCTCGGCAAACCGCTGAAGAGCATCCTGCACGGTAACCCGAACATTCCCATCTACATGGGCGTCGCCACCGAGAAGGGCATCAATACCGCCGCCGAGATCGCCGATGGCTGCTTCATGATCTGGGCCAATCCCGACCGCGCCAACATGTTCGCGCTGCCGCTCGATGCCGGTTTCGCCGCCGCCGGCGGCGACAAGGGTCGCAACAACTTCGACTTCGCGCCCTTCGTACGCATGGCCATGGGCCCCGATCTCAAGGCCTGCCGCGACAAGCTCAAGCATCACTTCGCGCTCTACATCGGCGGCATGGGCGCGCGCGAGAAAAACTTCTACAACGACTACACGCGGCGTCTCGGCTACGTCGACGCGGCGGTCAAGATCCAGGATCTCTACCTCGCCGGACGCAAGGAAGAAGCGGAAGCCGCGGTGCCCGATGCCTACATCGACGAATGCTGCCTGGTCGGTCCGGCGGAACACATCCGCGAACAACTGACACGCTGGAAGGCGGCCGGCGAGCGCGGTGACATCGGCACCATGGTGCTGTCGGCGAGCAGCGCCGAGGAACTGCGCGTGGTCGCCGAAGCCGTCCTTTAA
- a CDS encoding LLM class flavin-dependent oxidoreductase codes for MKIAFMPDTHFGVYDQTTQPKPDDVADAMEHCIAEGVLAEKVGFDGLWVPERHQRPETWWPNATSLMMVLAAQTRHVQIASTVIQPTFHHPIHLAETLSAIDNISRGRLVFGAGVGYHQDYFRCFGVPFEGRGARFEETMDCIVGAWTEEEFNYRGKYFQYEGVRLTPHPYQKPRPPIWIGAFAPKAMQRALDYEGWCLWFPPAFNELVPAVKDMRERAAARGKHDFQVTIGFEGWLSNDKDVRAKHGHRWVREWSFYAEKGLSPDAEATDMLDTIENMFLCLGNKQKWVDRLGEMKDKVNPDWLCIRTRNPVNPGQHYPSRSECLEVIEAFGEILKDVR; via the coding sequence ATGAAAATCGCTTTCATGCCCGACACCCATTTCGGTGTCTACGATCAAACCACCCAGCCCAAGCCCGACGACGTTGCCGACGCGATGGAGCATTGCATCGCCGAGGGCGTGCTGGCCGAGAAGGTCGGCTTCGACGGCCTGTGGGTGCCGGAGCGGCATCAACGGCCCGAGACCTGGTGGCCGAATGCCACCTCGCTGATGATGGTGCTAGCCGCCCAGACCCGTCACGTGCAGATCGCCAGCACCGTCATCCAGCCGACCTTCCACCATCCGATTCACCTGGCCGAAACCTTGTCCGCCATCGACAACATCAGTCGCGGTCGCCTGGTGTTCGGCGCCGGGGTCGGCTACCACCAGGATTACTTCCGTTGCTTCGGCGTGCCCTTCGAAGGCCGCGGCGCGCGCTTCGAAGAGACCATGGACTGCATCGTCGGCGCCTGGACCGAGGAAGAGTTCAACTACCGGGGCAAGTACTTCCAGTACGAAGGTGTGCGTCTCACGCCCCATCCCTACCAGAAGCCGCGCCCGCCGATCTGGATCGGCGCCTTCGCGCCCAAGGCCATGCAGCGCGCGCTGGACTACGAAGGCTGGTGCCTGTGGTTCCCGCCCGCCTTCAATGAACTGGTGCCGGCGGTGAAGGACATGCGCGAACGCGCCGCGGCGCGCGGCAAGCACGATTTCCAGGTCACCATCGGCTTCGAAGGCTGGCTGTCGAACGACAAGGACGTGCGCGCCAAGCACGGCCATCGCTGGGTGCGGGAGTGGAGCTTCTACGCGGAGAAGGGCCTGTCGCCGGACGCCGAGGCGACCGACATGCTGGACACCATCGAGAACATGTTCCTGTGTCTCGGCAACAAGCAGAAGTGGGTAGACCGGCTCGGCGAGATGAAAGACAAGGTCAATCCGGACTGGTTGTGCATACGCACCCGCAACCCGGTCAATCCCGGTCAGCACTACCCGTCGCGCAGCGAATGCCTGGAAGTGATCGAGGCGTTCGGCGAGATCTTGAAAGACGTGCGTTAG
- a CDS encoding acetone carboxylase subunit gamma, producing the protein MSDNHAVSRELIAQLVDGTIDQDNTERLLKMPRKDKARFFNYIAVLQERVKWSERILLRIGDHLYIVAKAPGMRVVKCECGHEFGDYRHNWKLACRIRSRKTLEEMAQVFDPAPAVPEPGWQEVREFFCPACATQHAVEVVAPGYPVVMELLPDLDKFYREYLGQPLADESPDWYQDRTAEVTARWA; encoded by the coding sequence ATGAGCGACAACCATGCCGTCAGCCGTGAACTCATCGCGCAACTGGTCGATGGCACCATCGACCAGGACAACACCGAGCGCCTGCTGAAGATGCCGCGCAAGGACAAGGCGCGCTTCTTCAACTACATCGCCGTGTTGCAGGAGCGCGTGAAATGGTCGGAGCGCATCCTGCTGCGCATCGGCGATCATCTCTACATCGTCGCCAAGGCGCCGGGCATGCGCGTGGTGAAGTGCGAATGCGGCCACGAGTTCGGCGATTATCGCCACAACTGGAAGCTTGCCTGCCGCATCCGCTCGCGTAAGACGCTGGAAGAAATGGCGCAGGTGTTCGACCCCGCGCCCGCCGTGCCCGAGCCCGGCTGGCAGGAAGTGCGCGAGTTCTTCTGCCCCGCGTGCGCGACCCAGCACGCGGTGGAAGTGGTGGCGCCCGGCTACCCGGTGGTGATGGAACTGTTGCCGGATCTCGACAAGTTCTATCGCGAGTATCTCGGTCAGCCCTTGGCGGACGAGTCGCCGGACTGGTACCAGGACAGGACGGCGGAGGTCACGGCGCGCTGGGCTTGA
- a CDS encoding hydantoinase B/oxoprolinase family protein — translation MATIARDVVTSSKSLAPARPTLRQMIAERDRLTAETGHYCGVTELTLRDADPIKYERFYAKLHSAVLAARESARFVAASPGSREMGECLWGIATPEGDTLAVSLGFLSHTVIFPVSVRYMAEHDYDVNDGIDDGDVYAVSDGLTGGVPHPGDFYSFVPICVDGEIVAWAIGINHLMENGAPVAGSWATFAVDTFMDGLVCPPMRTGRNLKQESWWRAIWERRTRAATMNILDDKMRLAGCAMVHAATHALIEEFGIDYYKRAIREVIEESRRMVVDNMRDTMVPGTYNGCAFRLVKYKGLQHVWSHADKNTLIHVRGSIEPNEKGLMLDAEGSSKWGYHSYNATPGGVDCAVFLGMINSFSHNTKVTAGIDLAVQRHYPKGSIYNPDNEFTSNANLWAQTVALNSIGFGAVSRAMFARGYLEEAFTVDGNWGAFQGQGTTDDGTTYGFTNFEWLGGTGRGAWCYKDGEPLVWAAWSQMATIGDAEEFESTIPPLFYLGRKLLPGYFGYGKYRGGPGNSAVHWCVQPGKHIGLTRPNGGLSCTPSVGLGMSGAYPGPGSFMISARDTNLDALIAEGETPRDARELLEMVGDGRLTVDNLEVWKTDCPELALKNNDLFVDAAGSSGGWGDPLDRDPLAVIRDLNDGTCPDYAFVHAMHGVVASQDGNGQWHLDTQATLDKRAALRSGRLAESIPAEQWWREERRQVEARNFVPEVTEMYGQSLSFAKFRDEFTRFWQLPADFSCGEE, via the coding sequence ATGGCTACCATCGCACGCGACGTCGTCACGTCCAGCAAGAGTTTAGCGCCCGCGCGCCCGACCCTGCGCCAGATGATCGCCGAGCGCGATCGCCTGACGGCCGAGACCGGCCACTACTGCGGCGTCACCGAGCTCACGCTACGAGATGCCGACCCCATCAAGTACGAACGCTTCTACGCCAAGCTGCACAGCGCGGTGTTGGCGGCGCGTGAATCGGCGCGCTTCGTCGCCGCCAGTCCCGGCTCGCGCGAGATGGGCGAATGCCTGTGGGGCATCGCCACGCCGGAGGGCGATACGCTGGCGGTGTCGCTGGGCTTCCTGTCCCACACCGTGATCTTCCCGGTGTCGGTGCGCTACATGGCCGAGCACGACTACGACGTCAACGACGGCATCGACGATGGCGATGTATACGCGGTCAGCGACGGGCTCACCGGCGGCGTGCCGCATCCCGGCGATTTCTATTCCTTCGTGCCGATCTGCGTCGATGGCGAAATCGTGGCGTGGGCCATCGGCATCAACCACCTCATGGAAAACGGCGCGCCGGTGGCGGGTTCGTGGGCGACCTTCGCGGTCGACACCTTCATGGACGGCCTGGTGTGTCCGCCCATGCGCACCGGTCGCAATCTCAAACAGGAATCCTGGTGGCGTGCGATCTGGGAGCGTCGCACCCGCGCCGCGACCATGAACATCCTCGATGACAAGATGCGCCTCGCCGGCTGCGCCATGGTGCATGCCGCAACCCACGCCCTCATCGAGGAATTCGGCATCGACTATTACAAGCGCGCCATTCGCGAGGTGATCGAGGAATCGCGGCGCATGGTGGTCGACAACATGCGCGACACCATGGTGCCCGGCACCTACAACGGCTGCGCGTTCCGGCTGGTCAAGTACAAGGGCCTGCAGCACGTATGGTCGCACGCCGACAAGAACACCCTCATCCACGTGCGCGGCAGCATCGAGCCCAATGAAAAGGGCTTGATGCTCGACGCCGAGGGCAGTTCGAAATGGGGCTACCACTCCTACAACGCCACGCCCGGCGGCGTCGACTGCGCGGTGTTCTTAGGCATGATCAATTCCTTCTCGCACAACACCAAGGTCACGGCCGGCATCGATCTCGCCGTACAGCGCCATTATCCCAAGGGCAGCATCTACAACCCCGACAACGAGTTCACCAGCAACGCCAACCTGTGGGCGCAGACCGTGGCGCTGAACAGCATCGGTTTCGGCGCGGTGAGTCGCGCCATGTTCGCGCGCGGCTACCTCGAGGAAGCGTTCACCGTCGACGGCAACTGGGGCGCGTTCCAGGGCCAGGGCACCACCGACGACGGCACCACCTACGGCTTCACCAACTTCGAATGGCTGGGCGGCACCGGCCGCGGCGCGTGGTGTTACAAGGACGGTGAGCCGCTGGTGTGGGCGGCATGGTCGCAGATGGCGACGATCGGCGACGCCGAGGAATTCGAAAGCACCATCCCGCCCTTGTTCTATCTCGGCCGCAAACTGCTGCCGGGGTATTTCGGCTACGGCAAGTACCGCGGCGGCCCCGGCAACTCGGCGGTGCACTGGTGCGTGCAGCCCGGCAAGCACATCGGTCTCACGCGCCCCAACGGCGGCTTGTCCTGCACGCCGTCGGTCGGCCTCGGCATGAGCGGCGCCTATCCCGGCCCCGGCAGCTTCATGATCTCGGCGCGCGACACCAACCTCGACGCGCTGATCGCCGAAGGCGAAACGCCACGCGACGCTCGCGAGCTGCTGGAGATGGTCGGTGACGGGCGTCTCACGGTCGACAACCTCGAGGTGTGGAAGACCGACTGCCCGGAACTCGCGCTCAAGAACAACGACTTGTTCGTCGATGCGGCCGGTTCGTCGGGCGGCTGGGGCGATCCGCTGGACCGCGATCCGTTGGCCGTGATCCGCGATCTCAACGACGGCACCTGTCCCGACTACGCCTTCGTGCATGCCATGCACGGCGTGGTGGCGAGCCAGGATGGCAATGGCCAGTGGCATCTCGATACGCAAGCGACGCTGGACAAGCGCGCGGCCTTGCGCAGCGGGCGCCTGGCCGAATCCATCCCCGCCGAACAATGGTGGCGCGAGGAACGCCGGCAGGTCGAAGCGCGCAACTTCGTGCCGGAAGTGACGGAAATGTACGGGCAGAGCCTGTCGTTCGCGAAGTTCCGCGACGAGTTCACGCGCTTCTGGCAACTGCCTGCCGATTTTTCCTGCGGGGAGGAATGA